A genomic window from Flavobacterium azooxidireducens includes:
- a CDS encoding DUF6252 family protein, giving the protein MKKYFSLLALAFLFISCEEDVVFNSPSVQGRLENSFWRAIDSDAVLQPNGGLVITAKARLQTMTLRIPSRNVGTYVLGQNQSRVATFVFDYDDSELFYSTGVTTEEEYQGDGEIKITEFDAANGTVSGSFRFNAVNMANNPLGGEILNFNQGVFYKVPVTGIEED; this is encoded by the coding sequence ATGAAAAAATATTTTTCTCTTTTAGCTCTTGCTTTTTTATTCATTTCCTGCGAAGAAGATGTGGTTTTTAATTCACCTTCTGTGCAAGGAAGGTTAGAAAATTCATTTTGGAGAGCAATTGATTCCGATGCTGTTTTGCAACCAAACGGTGGTTTAGTAATCACCGCAAAAGCTCGTTTGCAAACAATGACTTTAAGAATTCCGTCTAGAAATGTGGGAACGTATGTTTTGGGTCAAAACCAATCACGAGTTGCAACTTTTGTATTTGATTATGATGATAGTGAATTGTTTTACAGCACCGGTGTGACTACGGAAGAAGAATATCAAGGAGATGGAGAAATAAAAATTACCGAATTTGATGCAGCAAACGGAACTGTTTCCGGCTCATTTAGATTTAATGCTGTGAACATGGCAAACAATCCGTTAGGAGGAGAAATATTAAATTTCAATCAAGGCGTTTTCTATAAAGTGCCTGTAACCGGAATCGAAGAAGATTAA